One segment of Rhodopirellula baltica SH 1 DNA contains the following:
- a CDS encoding serine/threonine-protein kinase, whose protein sequence is MSSRNDAPTEAVRVEDDQADSSSQHFGRYRVVRTLGTGGMGEVYLAEDAATGQQVALKLLQHRVSKQSRMRRRFEREANLIQELRHDHIVPLMESGVEEGTQYLVMRYIDGPTLADRILKANGDHDSGEFSVDAGHGGGSHDAKEDDVAIAADSFELIARSIADIADALQVAHDERVIHRDIKPSNLIFDRDGKIWLTDFGLALIEDQNTALTLTGDILGTPAYMSPEQTIGSQTDITRRSDIYSLGATLYEWATLQRPFQGNRDQILANVANGSLATPRNVRSDLPRPLEAVICKAMSRSPDARYSTAAEFAQDLRRFAEGKSVHAKMPGWPERLVRWSRRNPLVTLATLIGVISLVMTVLGMQAMHSEQLTRVNEKLAESNDELIETNLELESREAQLREQLYVSDMSLAFQAYNGHNLKATKELLDKHRPKPEERGSNRLAFEILDYLITPPPSKLLTQHNSPATEVALSRNGQIAISVSKDGEVHVVDLQSEKLTHRYKLSGRLDAIAISSDNKHFLTGLNGDVGFNSITLREIATGTETLGLLGHWHNIESAAFSSDGTLFATAGRYRDVQVHRFDGTAVKTVYGGSRNESLHFAGEGHTLAYVKEVGKQRLLHAVDLDTDQETRVPVEGETTHFSIVQPAGNPYRTVAFGEKYIKVADSTNERHFAQAIAFDAPIRCVAISADGEDVYAGTDDGVVYAWTLTNRTEFGNLPPPMIFQAAEGQVTSIQVVPTSDESVRIVTTAEDGQVRIWDLTDKLPVRPNPMGRTFVTAQVINLYSHHERPFDVFLKLEDNSVWHYDPRRDLNRMLPIKCELKEWGFQFGCDSDASKIAIANIEEVEVRDVASSELLARITPPYENEPISDVKFVEGKLCVLLTKQLLVYDTLDYSLIETHDLPSDNNSLLLNIPNSDALMIQASNMLCTYEDSIVSVFEKASTTAVRYVRVDFDALASRVAVVFDNRLVEVRSYPQNETVSVLRGYSKPIADSVFLDRGRTLATTGEEGLIRFWDLSSEREMGMLPTGQHLGNDLHLLGDTDLLMVTSKQSPAELLLTKQSRARLAEQRRAIGLD, encoded by the coding sequence GTGAGTTCCCGAAACGATGCCCCCACGGAAGCCGTCCGCGTCGAGGACGATCAGGCAGACTCGTCGTCCCAACACTTTGGTCGCTATCGGGTCGTTCGGACGCTCGGCACCGGTGGCATGGGCGAGGTTTATTTGGCGGAGGATGCTGCGACGGGCCAGCAGGTCGCCCTGAAGTTGTTGCAACATCGGGTTTCGAAACAGTCCCGGATGCGGCGACGTTTCGAACGCGAAGCCAACCTGATTCAAGAACTTCGGCACGATCACATCGTTCCGCTGATGGAATCCGGTGTCGAGGAAGGCACGCAGTACTTGGTCATGCGCTACATCGATGGGCCGACGCTCGCCGATCGCATTTTGAAAGCCAATGGCGACCATGATTCCGGTGAGTTCTCGGTCGACGCCGGACACGGTGGCGGATCGCATGATGCTAAAGAAGATGACGTTGCGATAGCGGCAGATTCTTTTGAGCTGATCGCTCGATCAATCGCCGACATCGCTGATGCCTTGCAGGTTGCTCATGACGAACGAGTGATTCACCGAGATATCAAACCATCGAACTTGATTTTTGACCGAGATGGCAAGATTTGGTTGACTGATTTTGGGTTGGCACTGATCGAGGATCAAAACACGGCGCTCACGCTGACCGGTGATATTCTCGGCACGCCGGCTTACATGAGTCCTGAGCAGACGATCGGATCGCAAACTGATATCACCCGTCGGTCCGATATCTACAGTCTTGGAGCGACGTTGTACGAATGGGCGACGCTGCAACGCCCCTTTCAAGGCAATCGTGATCAAATCTTGGCCAACGTTGCCAACGGAAGCCTTGCGACGCCAAGAAACGTTCGCAGCGATCTGCCGCGGCCACTCGAAGCTGTCATTTGCAAAGCAATGTCGCGTTCGCCCGACGCCCGTTACTCCACCGCGGCGGAGTTCGCACAGGATCTCCGCAGGTTTGCCGAGGGCAAGTCGGTTCATGCAAAAATGCCGGGCTGGCCCGAACGTTTGGTGCGGTGGAGCCGTCGCAACCCATTGGTCACCTTGGCAACCTTGATCGGTGTGATCTCTCTTGTCATGACCGTGTTGGGGATGCAGGCCATGCATTCGGAGCAACTCACGCGAGTGAACGAAAAACTCGCGGAGAGCAACGATGAGCTGATCGAGACCAACCTGGAACTCGAATCTCGCGAAGCACAGTTGCGAGAACAACTGTATGTGTCGGACATGTCGTTGGCATTCCAGGCTTACAACGGACACAACCTGAAGGCCACCAAGGAACTGCTTGACAAGCATCGCCCGAAACCTGAGGAACGCGGTTCAAACCGATTGGCTTTTGAAATCCTCGATTACCTAATCACTCCTCCGCCATCGAAACTTCTGACCCAGCACAACTCGCCGGCGACTGAGGTCGCCCTTTCGCGGAATGGGCAAATTGCGATTTCGGTCAGCAAAGACGGCGAGGTCCATGTGGTCGATTTGCAATCGGAAAAACTCACCCATCGCTACAAGCTGTCCGGACGTCTCGACGCGATCGCGATCAGTTCTGACAACAAACATTTTCTGACTGGTCTGAACGGCGACGTCGGATTCAACTCGATCACGCTTCGTGAGATCGCAACAGGAACCGAGACGCTTGGATTGCTCGGGCATTGGCACAACATCGAGTCCGCCGCGTTCTCATCCGATGGAACACTTTTCGCGACGGCGGGCCGCTATCGCGATGTTCAGGTTCATCGTTTCGATGGGACGGCGGTAAAAACGGTTTACGGCGGCTCACGCAATGAATCACTGCATTTCGCGGGCGAAGGACATACGCTCGCCTACGTGAAAGAGGTTGGCAAGCAGCGTTTGCTGCATGCCGTCGACCTCGATACCGATCAGGAAACTCGCGTTCCGGTTGAAGGTGAAACCACTCATTTTTCCATCGTGCAGCCAGCCGGTAATCCCTATCGCACGGTGGCTTTTGGCGAAAAGTATATCAAGGTCGCAGATTCCACCAACGAAAGACATTTCGCACAAGCCATTGCGTTCGATGCGCCAATTCGCTGTGTCGCCATTTCTGCTGATGGTGAAGACGTCTATGCCGGAACCGATGATGGGGTGGTCTACGCGTGGACGCTGACCAACCGAACTGAGTTTGGCAATTTGCCGCCGCCGATGATCTTTCAAGCGGCGGAAGGTCAAGTCACCAGCATTCAGGTGGTCCCCACGAGCGACGAATCGGTACGGATCGTGACAACCGCAGAGGATGGCCAGGTTCGGATTTGGGATTTGACCGACAAGTTGCCGGTTCGTCCAAACCCTATGGGACGCACGTTTGTGACGGCTCAAGTCATCAATTTGTATTCTCATCACGAGCGACCATTCGATGTCTTCCTGAAGTTGGAGGACAATAGTGTTTGGCATTACGACCCCAGACGCGATTTGAACCGAATGCTGCCGATCAAGTGCGAATTGAAAGAATGGGGATTTCAGTTTGGCTGCGATTCGGATGCGTCAAAAATCGCCATCGCAAATATCGAGGAAGTCGAAGTCCGCGACGTGGCGTCGTCTGAGTTGCTTGCTCGGATCACTCCACCGTACGAAAATGAACCGATCAGCGATGTGAAGTTCGTCGAGGGAAAACTATGTGTCTTGTTGACCAAACAGTTGTTGGTTTACGACACGTTGGACTATTCGCTGATTGAAACCCACGATCTTCCGAGCGACAACAACAGTCTGTTGCTGAATATTCCGAACAGCGACGCGTTGATGATCCAAGCATCCAACATGCTTTGCACCTACGAGGATTCGATTGTCTCCGTTTTCGAAAAAGCATCCACGACAGCGGTGCGATACGTGCGAGTTGATTTTGATGCCCTCGCCAGCCGGGTTGCGGTGGTCTTTGATAATCGATTGGTGGAGGTTCGCAGTTATCCTCAGAACGAGACGGTCTCGGTGCTGCGAGGGTATTCCAAACCGATCGCTGACAGCGTCTTTCTAGACCGCGGACGAACGCTCGCCACAACCGGTGAAGAGGGATTGATTCGGTTCTGGGATTTGTCGAGCGAACGCGAAATGGGAATGCTTCCGACTGGGCAGCACTTGGGAAACGATCTGCACCTTTTGGGTGACACCGATCTCTTGATGGTCACCTCGAAACAATCACCTGCGGAACTGTTACTTACCAAACAGTCTCGGGCTAGACTGGCCGAACAACGGCGGGCGATAGGATTGGATTGA
- a CDS encoding serine/threonine-protein kinase: MPRPNEDPTEVRSSISAEIVAKHIGDYQIVRTLGTGGMGEVYLARHTETHQEVALKVLRHHVADNPRFRRRFEREANLIQTLDHDHIVPLLDAGDDNGSPYLAMRFVDGQTLADLILEQRGIDDAERSGVDSQTDTAILSHALVTPDDSGKSYEFIANAIADVAEALHSAHANKVIHRDVKPSNLIIDRDGKLWLMDFGLAFLEDDQTALTMTGDLVGTPAYMSPEQTIGSHSEVTRRSDVYSLGATLYEWATLHRPFSGNREQVLVNVANGSLATPRSLRNDLPVALEAVICKAMARSPEGRYPTAADFAEDLRRFAAGKTVNARMPRWSERLFRWSQRNPMVALASFIGVVATIVAVLSMQAIYSGQLVLINEQLEKSNDDLIASNLQLEAREAELSNQLFISDMSLAFNAFSANNLFTTKQLVDKHRTQASPFGTNRFAFELLNYLASPPSSTLLTQHDSPATGIAVSNDGKLLVSAGEDGSVHVVDLQTNQRLHQYQLPGRLDCIAISPDNQFFLTGLNESIGFCPIKVYRIDTGEEVLGLLGHWHSMESGTFSSDGKLIATADRYRQVQVHDMDGKVVKSLDATTRNESLAFLEDSHRLVYVYEREPQRELRVLDLETGEHTVIPTDVTVAQFAFSQPQGKEKAFRIVAQGYGALSVSDFGQSAPFVELDSFSATFRCVAISGDGSLVYSGTDEGSVYVWRLRDRDHANQLFRPLVVPAANGRIYDIVALPEQATTPRFVTAAEDGKVVLWETEEKMPIRPSHQDVAYRNTRTMAIATPHQGSSDVFLALTSGRIGHYNPRINLHGMSVITQFSRKESIELAVNEDASVIALCSDKELKIYDVKSTRLVKTVPSPDLERSCRGMQYQEDRLYVVYTDEVIVYKVPDYSLAGVIKLPSDNAKAILPMPMDHSLLVVTDRALCQIEGMSASLYEEAQTAADHYHRVAIDSRGKQMAIIRANRLIEVRSIPEGETIAVLRGHVQRPSDCQFLDNDQTVATTSEEGLIRFWDIASEREMGAIVAGKSSHNRLHYFKDFDMLLSTSPDTPIDLWVTNRSQTSLASEELTEKKGANEKDIGLVR; this comes from the coding sequence GTGCCACGCCCCAACGAAGATCCAACCGAAGTTCGTTCTTCGATCTCCGCTGAAATCGTTGCCAAACACATCGGCGACTATCAAATCGTCCGAACGCTCGGCACCGGCGGGATGGGCGAAGTCTATTTGGCTCGGCACACAGAAACGCATCAGGAAGTCGCACTGAAGGTGTTGCGACACCATGTAGCGGACAACCCACGTTTTCGACGTCGGTTTGAACGTGAAGCAAATCTGATCCAAACGTTGGACCATGATCACATCGTGCCGCTATTGGATGCCGGTGACGACAATGGCTCGCCCTATTTGGCGATGCGGTTTGTCGACGGTCAGACCCTCGCGGATTTGATTCTCGAACAGCGTGGAATCGATGATGCGGAACGCTCAGGAGTTGATTCTCAGACCGACACGGCCATTCTCTCGCATGCATTGGTAACGCCCGATGACAGCGGGAAATCATACGAGTTCATTGCAAACGCCATCGCTGATGTTGCTGAGGCGTTGCACAGTGCTCACGCAAACAAGGTGATTCATCGCGATGTGAAGCCGTCGAACTTGATCATCGATCGCGATGGCAAGTTGTGGTTGATGGACTTTGGGTTGGCGTTTTTGGAAGACGATCAAACCGCATTGACGATGACCGGTGATCTGGTTGGAACGCCGGCTTACATGAGCCCCGAGCAGACCATTGGATCTCACTCCGAGGTGACGCGTCGATCGGACGTCTACAGTTTGGGAGCGACCCTTTACGAATGGGCAACGTTGCATCGTCCGTTCAGTGGCAACCGGGAACAGGTGTTGGTCAACGTCGCAAACGGAAGTTTGGCGACGCCTCGCAGTCTGCGCAATGATTTGCCCGTCGCATTGGAAGCGGTCATTTGCAAAGCGATGGCACGCTCGCCCGAAGGCCGATATCCGACCGCGGCGGATTTCGCCGAAGACCTGCGACGTTTCGCGGCTGGCAAGACCGTCAATGCGAGAATGCCACGTTGGAGCGAACGTTTGTTCCGATGGAGCCAGCGAAATCCGATGGTTGCGTTGGCGTCCTTCATCGGTGTGGTCGCCACGATTGTCGCTGTCTTGAGCATGCAAGCGATTTACTCGGGCCAATTGGTTCTGATCAATGAACAACTTGAAAAGAGCAACGATGATCTGATCGCTTCGAATTTGCAGTTGGAAGCCCGCGAGGCGGAGCTGAGCAATCAGCTATTTATCTCGGACATGTCGCTCGCGTTCAACGCTTTTTCGGCCAACAACCTTTTCACAACCAAGCAGTTGGTTGATAAGCACCGGACGCAAGCATCTCCTTTTGGGACCAATCGATTTGCGTTTGAACTTTTAAATTACCTCGCCTCTCCGCCATCTTCGACCTTGCTGACTCAGCATGATTCGCCGGCCACCGGGATAGCTGTTTCCAATGATGGGAAGCTGCTGGTGTCTGCTGGTGAAGACGGCTCAGTTCACGTGGTGGACCTGCAGACAAACCAACGATTGCACCAGTACCAATTGCCGGGGCGGCTCGATTGCATTGCCATCAGCCCTGACAATCAGTTCTTTCTAACTGGGCTGAACGAGTCCATTGGGTTTTGTCCAATCAAGGTCTACCGAATTGATACCGGCGAGGAGGTCTTGGGGTTACTGGGACACTGGCATTCGATGGAGTCGGGAACCTTTTCATCGGATGGCAAATTGATCGCGACGGCGGATCGATATCGACAGGTGCAGGTCCACGATATGGACGGCAAGGTTGTCAAATCACTGGACGCGACGACTCGGAATGAATCTTTGGCATTCCTCGAAGATAGCCATCGGTTGGTTTATGTGTATGAACGCGAACCGCAACGTGAACTGCGCGTGTTGGATTTGGAAACCGGCGAGCACACTGTCATTCCCACCGACGTGACGGTGGCGCAATTCGCTTTCTCTCAGCCGCAAGGGAAGGAGAAAGCTTTCCGAATTGTGGCACAAGGGTATGGTGCTCTTTCTGTTTCTGACTTTGGGCAGTCAGCTCCGTTTGTCGAATTAGATTCGTTCAGTGCCACGTTCCGTTGCGTTGCAATCAGCGGTGATGGGAGCTTGGTCTATTCAGGAACCGATGAAGGGTCGGTCTATGTTTGGCGGTTGAGAGACCGAGACCATGCCAACCAGTTGTTCCGACCATTGGTTGTTCCTGCCGCGAACGGCCGGATCTACGACATCGTCGCTTTGCCGGAGCAAGCGACGACGCCGCGTTTTGTCACTGCGGCCGAAGATGGCAAGGTGGTTCTTTGGGAAACCGAAGAGAAAATGCCGATTCGGCCAAGCCATCAGGATGTTGCATACCGGAACACACGAACCATGGCGATTGCGACGCCTCACCAAGGTTCATCGGACGTGTTTCTTGCACTCACAAGTGGGAGAATCGGTCACTACAATCCGCGGATAAATTTGCATGGTATGTCGGTTATCACGCAATTCTCTCGAAAAGAATCGATTGAGCTTGCTGTCAATGAAGACGCTTCGGTGATCGCGTTATGCTCGGATAAAGAACTGAAGATCTACGACGTCAAGTCGACCAGGCTTGTGAAGACCGTCCCCAGTCCTGATCTGGAACGGTCCTGCCGCGGCATGCAGTACCAGGAAGATCGACTTTACGTTGTCTACACGGATGAAGTGATTGTCTACAAGGTTCCAGACTATTCATTGGCTGGTGTGATCAAACTTCCGTCTGACAATGCCAAAGCGATCCTTCCGATGCCAATGGATCATTCGCTTTTGGTCGTGACGGACAGGGCACTTTGTCAAATTGAGGGAATGTCTGCGAGCCTTTACGAAGAAGCTCAAACCGCAGCGGACCACTATCATCGCGTCGCGATTGATTCGCGTGGCAAGCAAATGGCGATCATTCGAGCCAATCGATTGATCGAGGTCCGTTCGATTCCTGAAGGGGAAACGATCGCCGTGTTGCGAGGCCACGTTCAAAGGCCGAGCGATTGTCAGTTCCTAGACAATGACCAGACGGTCGCCACGACTAGCGAAGAAGGGCTCATTCGATTCTGGGACATCGCCAGCGAACGCGAAATGGGAGCCATCGTCGCGGGCAAAAGTTCACACAATCGGCTTCACTATTTCAAAGACTTCGACATGTTGCTTTCGACTTCGCCCGATACTCCAATTGATCTTTGGGTGACCAATCGAAGTCAAACAAGTCTCGCCTCCGAGGAGCTGACGGAGAAAAAAGGAGCGAATGAAAAAGACATTGGTCTTGTGAGATAA
- a CDS encoding class I SAM-dependent methyltransferase encodes MTKSTESPRSPKKNSVKSNSAKETRASKARKPASTATIDWYDRPQYFDMVFRDETAIEMAFLDEAYQRYATGTVSRVYEPGCGSGRLVAASAARGYDVVGLDNNDAMLAYLRRRLQRRKLSAELINGDMTTHVCSPAVDAAFCTFNTFRHMMDEASATAHLRSVAESLRDGGIYVLGFHCIPLDADPDCIERWKASHGGTNISVTLKVIDFQRQKRRETLRVSIKATRKNGTVERVRSEFPLRLYTPAQAFKMLESVSDVFEIVGVHDFDYEIKEQREMDDDLTDALFVLRKR; translated from the coding sequence GTGACAAAGAGCACCGAATCCCCACGTTCGCCGAAGAAAAACTCAGTGAAGAGCAATTCCGCGAAAGAGACTCGAGCGTCAAAGGCACGAAAGCCTGCCTCGACCGCGACGATCGATTGGTACGACCGTCCTCAGTACTTTGACATGGTGTTTCGTGACGAAACGGCAATCGAAATGGCATTCCTTGACGAAGCGTACCAGCGATACGCGACCGGAACCGTTTCGCGAGTGTATGAACCCGGATGTGGCAGCGGTCGTTTGGTGGCCGCCTCAGCAGCCCGCGGGTATGACGTCGTCGGTTTGGATAACAACGACGCAATGCTCGCCTATCTGCGGCGTCGATTGCAACGTCGAAAATTGTCTGCCGAGCTCATCAACGGTGACATGACCACGCATGTTTGTTCGCCCGCTGTGGATGCCGCGTTTTGCACGTTCAACACGTTTCGACACATGATGGACGAAGCGTCGGCGACCGCTCATTTGCGATCCGTCGCGGAATCGTTGCGTGATGGTGGGATCTATGTGCTCGGGTTTCACTGCATTCCTTTGGACGCCGACCCGGACTGCATCGAACGATGGAAAGCTTCCCACGGCGGGACCAACATCAGCGTCACACTGAAGGTCATTGATTTTCAAAGACAAAAGCGGCGTGAAACTCTTCGGGTGTCTATCAAGGCAACTCGAAAGAACGGAACCGTCGAGCGAGTTCGCAGCGAGTTCCCGTTGCGGCTTTACACTCCCGCCCAAGCCTTCAAAATGCTGGAGTCCGTCAGCGACGTGTTTGAAATCGTCGGCGTCCATGACTTTGATTACGAGATCAAAGAGCAGCGAGAAATGGATGACGACCTGACCGACGCTCTGTTTGTGCTTCGAAAACGATAG
- a CDS encoding aldehyde dehydrogenase (NADP(+)): MIMDCFQATCAANGELLPGEFAEAPANQIDAACERAADAALELRELSPEQLSEFLSAVAAEVRSRRSEIVARCELETGYINARVEGEFDRATGQLDLFARLAVERPWDRVTSEPADPARKPFPKPRMTRRFVPVGPIAVFGACNFPLAISVVGNDFVSAIATGNPVIVKSHPSHPGTCELLGDTVKEVVKRMGFPAGTFDLFHGRSPETSIRLISHPAISAVGFTGSPQGGRALAKAVLERENPIPIFAELGSTNPVFIGRDAMAARVGTIAEGFAASLRFGNGHMCTKPGVVIVHEADADAFVEATCKTFAKQPNLPMLSGPVADAFDRGIEQLQSAADVEQLFVAEGLDGEGPWHRGAHWFAMSAETAIRDGWLHSETFGPVSVLVRCPDEETMLRVAGEFHGSLTTTLHTETSDNDFAIDWLKVSERFAGRIILNGWPTGMEIGAATQHGGPFPASLDGRSTSVGHASLDRFVRPICYQNWPESL, from the coding sequence GTGATCATGGATTGTTTCCAAGCCACCTGTGCCGCGAACGGCGAGCTGCTTCCTGGCGAATTTGCGGAGGCGCCTGCGAACCAAATTGACGCCGCGTGCGAGCGTGCCGCGGACGCCGCGTTGGAACTTCGCGAATTGTCGCCTGAACAGCTGAGTGAGTTTCTGTCGGCGGTGGCGGCGGAAGTTCGATCACGCCGATCAGAGATCGTCGCTCGTTGCGAGCTGGAGACGGGCTACATCAACGCTCGCGTGGAAGGCGAGTTTGATCGAGCGACCGGGCAATTGGATTTGTTTGCTCGATTGGCAGTGGAGCGTCCTTGGGATCGAGTGACATCCGAGCCCGCGGATCCGGCTCGAAAACCGTTTCCCAAACCACGGATGACACGGCGATTTGTCCCCGTGGGACCAATCGCCGTGTTTGGTGCCTGCAACTTCCCACTGGCGATCTCAGTCGTCGGGAACGATTTCGTTTCTGCGATCGCGACTGGCAATCCGGTGATCGTGAAATCTCACCCCAGCCACCCGGGCACCTGCGAGTTGCTGGGTGACACGGTCAAAGAGGTGGTGAAGCGGATGGGGTTCCCCGCGGGGACGTTTGATCTTTTTCACGGGAGGAGTCCGGAAACGTCGATCCGCTTGATTTCGCATCCCGCCATTTCCGCGGTCGGTTTCACCGGCAGTCCACAAGGCGGGCGGGCTCTCGCCAAGGCGGTCTTGGAACGCGAAAACCCCATTCCCATTTTCGCAGAACTCGGCAGCACCAACCCGGTGTTCATTGGCCGAGATGCGATGGCCGCACGGGTTGGAACGATCGCCGAAGGTTTTGCTGCTTCGCTGAGGTTTGGCAACGGTCACATGTGCACCAAACCGGGTGTGGTGATTGTTCATGAGGCGGATGCCGACGCGTTCGTCGAGGCGACTTGCAAGACATTCGCCAAACAACCGAACTTGCCCATGCTGAGCGGTCCCGTGGCGGATGCATTTGACCGCGGTATTGAGCAGCTGCAATCCGCCGCCGACGTGGAACAGTTGTTTGTTGCGGAAGGATTGGATGGCGAAGGCCCGTGGCATCGCGGGGCTCACTGGTTTGCAATGAGCGCTGAAACAGCGATTCGCGACGGTTGGCTGCACAGCGAAACGTTCGGCCCGGTTTCGGTCTTGGTGCGGTGTCCAGACGAAGAGACAATGTTGCGGGTTGCGGGCGAATTTCATGGGTCGTTGACCACGACGTTGCACACCGAAACGTCTGATAATGATTTCGCAATCGACTGGCTCAAGGTATCCGAGCGTTTTGCCGGCCGAATCATTCTCAATGGCTGGCCGACCGGAATGGAGATTGGGGCAGCGACGCAGCACGGTGGTCCGTTTCCTGCCAGTCTTGACGGTCGCAGCACATCGGTCGGTCATGCCAGTTTGGATCGTTTTGTGCGCCCGATTTGCTACCAGAATTGGCCCGAAAGTCTGTGA